A genomic region of Hippoglossus hippoglossus isolate fHipHip1 chromosome 8, fHipHip1.pri, whole genome shotgun sequence contains the following coding sequences:
- the lasp1 gene encoding LIM and SH3 domain protein 1 isoform X2 has product MNPLCGRCNRVVYPTEKVNCLDKYWHKGCFSCETCKMTLNMKNYKGFDKKPYCNAHYPKTNFTSVADTPENLRLQQQTKMQSHVRYREDFEKNRGKCFSSVADTPEIQRVKKLQENISNIKYHEDFEKAKVGKDVPQPQSGHSPAAFQSSAGSQNNYDAAPESVGQAAGGPASGSGKRYRAVYDYAAADEDEVSFVDGDVIMDVHQIDEGWMYGRVERTGQQGMLPANYVEAI; this is encoded by the exons TACTGGCATAAAGGATGCTTCAGCTGCGAGACCTGCAAAATGACTCTAAACATGAAGAATTACAAAGGCTTCGATAAGAAGCCATACTGCAATGC aCACTACCCCAAGACAAATTTTACCTCTGTGGCTGACACTCCAGAGAACCTCCGCCTCCAACAGCAGACAAAGATGCAGAGCCAT GTTCGCTACAGGGAGGATTTTGAGAAGAATAGAGGAAAATGTTTCAGCTCGGTCGCAGACACACCGGAGATCCAGAGAGTGAAGAAATTGCAGGAGAATATCAGCAAC ATTAAGTACCATGAGGACTTTGAGAAGGCTAAGGTGGGAAAAGATGTCCCACAACCCCAAAGTGGCCACAGCCcag CAGCTTTCCAGTCCTCTGCAGGATCTCAGAACAACTATGATGCTGCTCCTGAATCAGTGGGCCAGGCAGCTGGCGGCCCAGCTTCCGGTTCTGGG AAACGATACAGGGCCGTGTACGActatgctgctgctgatgaggaTGAGGTGTCCTTCGTGGACGGAGATGTGATCATGGACGTACATCAGATCGACGAGGGCTGGATGTACGGGCGCGTGGAACGCACCGGCCAGCAGGGCATGCTGCCTGCCAACTACGTGGAGGCCATCTGA
- the lasp1 gene encoding LIM and SH3 domain protein 1 isoform X1 produces the protein MNPLCGRCNRVVYPTEKVNCLDKYWHKGCFSCETCKMTLNMKNYKGFDKKPYCNAHYPKTNFTSVADTPENLRLQQQTKMQSHVRYREDFEKNRGKCFSSVADTPEIQRVKKLQENISNIKYHEDFEKAKVGKDVPQPQSGHSPAAAFQSSAGSQNNYDAAPESVGQAAGGPASGSGKRYRAVYDYAAADEDEVSFVDGDVIMDVHQIDEGWMYGRVERTGQQGMLPANYVEAI, from the exons TACTGGCATAAAGGATGCTTCAGCTGCGAGACCTGCAAAATGACTCTAAACATGAAGAATTACAAAGGCTTCGATAAGAAGCCATACTGCAATGC aCACTACCCCAAGACAAATTTTACCTCTGTGGCTGACACTCCAGAGAACCTCCGCCTCCAACAGCAGACAAAGATGCAGAGCCAT GTTCGCTACAGGGAGGATTTTGAGAAGAATAGAGGAAAATGTTTCAGCTCGGTCGCAGACACACCGGAGATCCAGAGAGTGAAGAAATTGCAGGAGAATATCAGCAAC ATTAAGTACCATGAGGACTTTGAGAAGGCTAAGGTGGGAAAAGATGTCCCACAACCCCAAAGTGGCCACAGCCcag CAGCAGCTTTCCAGTCCTCTGCAGGATCTCAGAACAACTATGATGCTGCTCCTGAATCAGTGGGCCAGGCAGCTGGCGGCCCAGCTTCCGGTTCTGGG AAACGATACAGGGCCGTGTACGActatgctgctgctgatgaggaTGAGGTGTCCTTCGTGGACGGAGATGTGATCATGGACGTACATCAGATCGACGAGGGCTGGATGTACGGGCGCGTGGAACGCACCGGCCAGCAGGGCATGCTGCCTGCCAACTACGTGGAGGCCATCTGA